The Urbifossiella limnaea genome has a window encoding:
- a CDS encoding DUF1501 domain-containing protein, which translates to MLTFWGSKQKSCDGVSRRNFLQVGAFGAGLTLADVLRARAASQAPGAPARSTPKSVIMVYLPGGPSHMDMYDLKPDAPVEFRGEFRPIATNVPGIQISEHMPMQARMMDKLSIVRSLVANDEHSDSYVMTGYTENTNRTATGGQHPSIGSVISRTRAGASTDVPPFVSLRGMSMGTEPGFLGISHRPFTAEGPGIQNLRPGTADRMGDRRDLLGRFDTVRREIDGTGTMRGMDAFASRAFDMISSGTVRQALDLKQEDPRTRDRYKGVEQFLTARRLVEAGVGCVTLSTGGWDTHSGNFTTLKRQLPVLDRGVANLIQDLHDRGMQDDVITVVWGEFGRTPKVNSTDAGRDHWSPVMSALVAGGGLKMGQAVGSSSARGEYPKDRPYKVPHLLSTIYQAIGIDPAHTFTNGAGRPMYILDDRATVNELL; encoded by the coding sequence ATGCTCACGTTCTGGGGCAGCAAGCAGAAGTCCTGCGACGGCGTGTCGCGTCGGAACTTCCTCCAGGTCGGCGCGTTCGGCGCCGGGCTCACCCTCGCGGACGTCCTCCGCGCCCGCGCCGCCAGCCAGGCGCCCGGCGCCCCCGCCCGCAGCACGCCGAAGTCGGTCATCATGGTGTACCTGCCCGGCGGCCCCAGCCACATGGACATGTACGACCTGAAGCCCGACGCCCCGGTGGAGTTCCGCGGCGAGTTCCGCCCGATCGCGACGAACGTGCCCGGCATCCAGATCAGCGAGCACATGCCGATGCAGGCCCGCATGATGGACAAGCTGTCCATCGTGCGCTCGCTGGTCGCCAACGACGAGCACTCCGACTCGTACGTGATGACCGGGTACACCGAGAACACGAACCGCACGGCCACCGGCGGCCAGCACCCGTCGATCGGGTCGGTCATCAGCCGCACCCGCGCCGGCGCCAGCACCGACGTGCCGCCGTTCGTCAGCCTGCGCGGCATGAGCATGGGCACCGAGCCCGGCTTCCTCGGCATCTCGCACCGGCCGTTCACCGCCGAAGGCCCCGGCATCCAGAACCTGCGGCCGGGCACCGCCGACCGCATGGGCGACCGCCGCGACCTCCTCGGCCGGTTCGACACCGTCCGCCGCGAGATCGACGGCACCGGCACGATGCGCGGCATGGACGCGTTCGCGTCCCGCGCCTTCGACATGATCAGCAGCGGCACCGTCCGTCAGGCGCTCGACCTGAAGCAGGAAGACCCCCGCACCCGCGACCGGTACAAGGGCGTCGAGCAGTTCCTGACGGCCCGCCGGCTCGTCGAGGCGGGCGTCGGCTGCGTGACGCTCAGCACGGGCGGGTGGGACACGCACAGCGGCAACTTCACGACGCTGAAGCGGCAGCTGCCGGTGCTCGACCGCGGCGTGGCGAACCTGATCCAGGACCTGCACGACCGCGGGATGCAGGACGACGTGATCACCGTGGTGTGGGGCGAGTTCGGCCGCACGCCGAAGGTGAACAGCACGGACGCCGGCCGCGACCACTGGAGCCCGGTGATGAGCGCGCTGGTCGCCGGCGGCGGGCTGAAGATGGGCCAGGCGGTCGGCAGCAGCTCGGCCCGCGGCGAGTACCCGAAGGACCGGCCGTACAAGGTGCCGCACCTGCTGAGCACCATCTACCAGGCGATCGGCATCGACCCGGCCCACACGTTCACCAACGGCGCCGGCCGGCCGATGTACATCCTCGACGACCGCGCCACCGTGAACGAGCTGCTGTGA
- a CDS encoding sulfatase family protein → MNATLLALSLLAPAQTPNVVVVFTDDQGYGDVGCYGAKGYRTPNLDRLAKEGVRFTDFTVSQPVCSASRVSLLTGCYANRLGIHGALGPAARHGIHADETTLAEVCKSKGYATYAVGKWHLGHHPQFLPTRHGFDGYLGLPYSNDMWPFHPEAKPGAYPPLPLLDGEKVANPNVTAADQSRLTAQYTERAVRFVRDNRDRPFFLYLAHSMPHVPLYAGERFRGSSQAGAFGDVIQEIDWSVGEVLKTLDELKLAENTLVIFTCDNGPWLSYGNHAGSAGPLREGKGTVWEGGVRVPFLARWPGRIPAGSVCREPAMTIDVLPTVARIIGAELPSRRIDGLDIGPLLRGEAGAKSPHAAQWYFYGTNELQAVRAGNWKLVLPHTYRTMRGQAPGADGTPGRYRQVKLEAPELYDLTADVGETRDVAAANPEVVRRMMVHVEAARAELGDALTKRTGTGQREPGRVPAP, encoded by the coding sequence ATGAACGCCACCCTCCTCGCGCTGTCGCTCCTCGCCCCGGCCCAGACACCAAACGTCGTCGTCGTGTTCACCGACGACCAGGGCTACGGCGACGTCGGCTGCTACGGCGCGAAGGGTTACCGCACCCCGAACCTCGACCGACTGGCGAAGGAAGGCGTCCGCTTCACCGACTTCACCGTGTCGCAGCCGGTGTGCTCGGCGTCGCGGGTGTCGCTCCTAACCGGCTGCTACGCCAACCGCCTCGGCATCCACGGCGCCCTCGGGCCGGCCGCGCGGCACGGCATCCACGCCGACGAAACCACCCTCGCCGAGGTGTGCAAGAGCAAGGGCTACGCCACCTACGCCGTGGGGAAGTGGCACCTCGGGCACCACCCGCAATTCCTGCCGACGCGGCACGGCTTCGACGGCTACCTCGGCCTGCCGTACTCGAACGACATGTGGCCGTTCCACCCCGAGGCGAAGCCGGGGGCGTACCCGCCGCTGCCGCTGCTCGACGGCGAGAAGGTCGCCAACCCGAACGTGACCGCGGCCGACCAGTCGCGGCTGACGGCGCAGTACACAGAGCGCGCGGTGCGGTTCGTGCGCGACAACCGCGACCGGCCGTTCTTCCTGTACCTGGCGCACTCGATGCCGCACGTGCCGCTGTACGCCGGCGAGCGCTTCCGCGGCAGCTCGCAGGCGGGCGCGTTCGGCGACGTGATCCAGGAAATCGACTGGTCCGTCGGCGAGGTGCTGAAGACGCTCGACGAGCTAAAGCTGGCCGAGAACACGCTGGTGATCTTTACCTGCGACAACGGCCCGTGGCTGAGCTACGGCAACCACGCCGGCAGTGCCGGCCCGCTGCGCGAGGGGAAGGGCACCGTCTGGGAGGGCGGCGTGCGCGTGCCGTTCCTGGCGCGCTGGCCGGGCCGCATCCCCGCGGGGAGCGTGTGCCGCGAACCGGCCATGACCATCGACGTGCTGCCGACCGTGGCCCGCATCATCGGCGCCGAGCTACCTTCGCGCCGCATCGACGGGCTCGACATCGGCCCGCTGCTGCGCGGCGAGGCGGGGGCGAAGTCGCCGCACGCGGCGCAGTGGTATTTTTACGGCACCAACGAACTGCAGGCGGTCCGCGCCGGGAACTGGAAGCTCGTGCTGCCGCACACGTACCGCACGATGCGCGGCCAGGCGCCGGGCGCCGACGGCACGCCGGGCCGCTACCGGCAGGTGAAGCTGGAGGCACCGGAACTCTACGACCTGACCGCCGACGTGGGCGAGACGCGGGACGTAGCCGCGGCGAACCCCGAAGTGGTTCGCCGCATGATGGTACACGTCGAGGCGGCGCGGGCGGAGTTGGGCGACGCGCTGACGAAGCGCACGGGAACGGGCCAGCGCGAGCCGGGCCGCGTGCCCGCGCCGTGA
- a CDS encoding TetR/AcrR family transcriptional regulator, whose translation METAPRKPGRPRDPELEARRKGQILDTAAKVFAGFGFAGTQVQVIADRLGVGNGTVYRYFPTKEALFLAAVERGLEELTAEMDAVLDAPDPDPVAQIGRAVRTYLGFFHRRPEMAELFIQERAAFPHHHRPLYFARKDGDEHDCKHSRFWEQLVATGVLRAVPRERFFAVVGDLLYGTILTNLLSGRPTDPDAQTADILDVILGGLLARGKR comes from the coding sequence GTGGAGACTGCCCCTCGCAAGCCCGGCCGGCCGCGCGACCCCGAACTGGAGGCGCGCCGCAAGGGTCAGATCCTCGACACCGCGGCCAAGGTGTTCGCCGGGTTCGGGTTCGCGGGGACGCAGGTGCAGGTGATCGCCGACCGCCTCGGCGTCGGCAACGGCACCGTGTACCGCTACTTCCCCACGAAGGAGGCGCTGTTCCTCGCCGCCGTCGAGCGCGGCCTGGAGGAGCTGACCGCCGAGATGGACGCGGTGCTGGACGCGCCCGACCCCGACCCGGTGGCGCAGATCGGCCGGGCGGTGCGGACGTACCTCGGGTTCTTCCACCGCCGGCCGGAGATGGCCGAGCTGTTCATCCAGGAGCGGGCGGCGTTCCCGCACCACCACCGGCCGCTGTACTTCGCCCGCAAGGACGGCGACGAACACGACTGCAAGCATTCCCGGTTCTGGGAACAACTGGTGGCGACGGGCGTGTTGCGGGCGGTGCCGCGGGAGCGGTTCTTCGCCGTGGTGGGCGACCTGCTGTACGGCACCATCCTGACGAACCTGCTCTCGGGCCGGCCGACCGACCCGGACGCGCAGACGGCGGACATTCTGGACGTGATCCTCGGCGGCCTGCTGGCGAGGGGGAAGCGATGA
- a CDS encoding efflux RND transporter periplasmic adaptor subunit yields MTRDSAMHLPSRPRPGSEFLAPQQLRPRTGPARSLLLALLLLFIPACAPKAADTGARADAAPVAVTVVPLTAVSLPRTVSVVGTLDPYREVTLAPKVDGRVLRVRRDIGDSVSPGETLLELDDHDYRLEVEVARRGLEAELARLELDAVPGAGVDLGKLIEAVPAVARARASAEESARKLDQQTKLLERGGGSREDVAVVAAERKVADAALRQVQTEARSAMVNARKLQANLEQAEQRLKDTVVRAPVTDEWSAWAAALGPAVPFRYVVAQRMVWEGEMVRAMPEKNVFRLVVCHPLKLRAAVPEKHAPEVRPGQAVAVRVEAFDRPFRGVVRRVAPTVDVQNRTFGVEVDVPNNDPRWKVPPGSFARAEVETRADDNVLTVPPAALVTFAGVTKVFVADGDRARAVPVRVGRRDRDWVEVSGELKPGERIITSGQTQLVDGGTIRVRP; encoded by the coding sequence ATGACGCGCGACTCGGCGATGCACCTCCCGAGCCGGCCCCGTCCGGGGTCGGAGTTCTTGGCGCCTCAACAACTCCGACCCCGGACGGGGCCGGCTCGGTCGCTTCTGCTCGCCCTCCTCCTCCTCTTCATCCCCGCCTGCGCGCCGAAGGCCGCCGACACCGGCGCCAGGGCCGACGCCGCCCCCGTGGCCGTGACCGTCGTGCCGCTGACGGCCGTGAGCCTCCCGCGCACCGTGAGCGTCGTCGGCACCCTCGACCCGTACCGCGAGGTGACGCTCGCGCCGAAGGTGGACGGCCGCGTCCTCCGCGTCCGCCGCGACATCGGCGACTCGGTCTCGCCCGGCGAGACGCTCCTCGAACTGGACGACCACGACTACCGCCTCGAAGTCGAGGTCGCGCGGCGCGGCCTGGAGGCGGAGCTGGCCCGGCTCGAACTGGACGCCGTGCCCGGCGCCGGCGTCGACCTCGGCAAGCTGATCGAGGCCGTGCCCGCGGTGGCGCGGGCGCGGGCGAGTGCGGAGGAGTCCGCCCGCAAGCTCGACCAGCAGACGAAGCTGCTGGAGCGCGGCGGCGGCTCGCGCGAGGACGTGGCCGTGGTCGCCGCCGAGCGGAAGGTCGCCGACGCGGCGCTGCGGCAGGTGCAGACGGAAGCGCGCTCGGCGATGGTGAACGCGCGGAAGTTGCAGGCGAACCTGGAGCAGGCGGAGCAGCGGCTGAAGGACACGGTGGTCCGCGCCCCGGTGACGGACGAGTGGTCGGCGTGGGCGGCGGCACTGGGGCCGGCGGTGCCGTTCCGGTACGTCGTGGCGCAGCGGATGGTGTGGGAGGGCGAGATGGTGCGGGCGATGCCGGAGAAGAACGTGTTCCGGCTGGTGGTGTGTCACCCGCTGAAGCTGCGCGCCGCGGTGCCGGAGAAGCACGCCCCCGAGGTGCGGCCGGGGCAGGCCGTGGCGGTGCGGGTGGAGGCGTTCGACCGCCCCTTCCGCGGCGTGGTGCGGCGCGTGGCCCCGACGGTGGACGTGCAGAACCGCACGTTCGGCGTGGAGGTGGACGTGCCGAACAACGACCCGCGCTGGAAGGTGCCGCCGGGCTCGTTCGCCCGGGCCGAGGTCGAGACCCGCGCCGACGACAACGTGCTGACGGTGCCGCCGGCCGCGCTCGTGACGTTCGCCGGGGTGACGAAGGTGTTCGTGGCCGACGGCGACAGGGCGCGGGCGGTGCCGGTGCGTGTCGGCCGCCGCGACCGCGACTGGGTGGAGGTGAGTGGCGAGCTGAAGCCCGGCGAGCGGATCATCACCAGCGGGCAGACGCAGCTGGTGGACGGCGGCACGATCCGCGTGCGGCCGTGA
- a CDS encoding efflux RND transporter permease subunit, giving the protein MAIWDVCIRRPVFTTMLVLGPVVLGLASYSRLGVELFPNVDVPVVVVTTTLKGSGVEEMESSVTKPIEEAVNTVAGIDELRSTTKEGVSSVVIGFKLERNGEVAAQDVRDRVSTILPTLPVGTDPPKVERFNLDAAPVVTVVVSGRRDIREITEIAKRQIKEDLEGLLGVGQVVLVGGKTRAVNVTLRPDQLTSRKVSAEDVRRTLAEQNVELPGGKVTAGPGEQNARVMGRVKNWEDFRDLVVAVRDDAAGGKTITRIRDVAEVTDGWEEERGLSRLDGDEAVSLVVQKQSGGNTVAVAEAVRARLEQIQQSLPPDIRIEVIRDQSKFIKGSIEEVKFHLLLAAVLVSGVIFLFIRDWRTTLIAATAVPTSIVGTFAFMDAMGFSLNNMTLLGLILAVGIVIDDAVVVLENVFRHMEEEGRTAWDAAGAATKEIALAVLATTLSLAVIFAPIAFMSGQVGRFFNSFGFVVGFSILLSMAVSFTLTPMLCARFLKPPKHATADGAPRGVWGWVTRRYVGVLAWSLRHRWVIVLATVACFASTPVLFVLVGSDFVPKDDQSEFEVSLILPEGTSLQQANATCREMEGRLAKVRGVTNVFTTIGPTDGRAPKGQGDVTRALIYCRMTDLRQREFSQRDAMADARVVTADYPDVRAAVQEVNLFASSAFKNAQVDISLRGPDTEKLNEYAATIVRKMRTAGGKYTDVDTNAASRSPELQVHIDRDRVADQGVNVRGLATTLGLLVGGEPVTRYKEGPDQFDVWLRAELPSRDREEAVFGLTVPAHTGKLVELRNIARPVSERGPAAIERYARQRQVTIQSNLAPGIALGNALPELEGFVTELNLSPEYRYEFLGEAKLMKDSNSNFLLAFLLAFVFMYMILAAQFESLVHPITILLAVPLTLPFALLSLLLLRTPLDVYAMIGLFMLFGIVKKNGILQVDYTNVLRARGVPRDQAILRANEARLRPILMTTVMLVAAMIPIATGEGPGAGARASMAKVILGGQLLSLLLSLLVTPVAYSLWDDFTTRLKGVIAWWKRPRRTPPAPSKVIQVPVAS; this is encoded by the coding sequence ATGGCGATTTGGGACGTCTGCATCCGCCGGCCGGTGTTCACCACCATGCTCGTGCTCGGGCCGGTGGTGCTCGGCCTCGCGTCGTACTCGCGCCTCGGCGTCGAGCTGTTCCCCAACGTGGACGTGCCCGTCGTCGTCGTCACCACCACGCTCAAGGGGTCCGGCGTCGAGGAGATGGAGTCGTCGGTCACGAAGCCGATCGAGGAGGCGGTCAACACCGTCGCCGGCATCGACGAGCTCCGCAGCACCACGAAGGAAGGCGTGTCGTCGGTCGTGATCGGCTTCAAGCTCGAGCGCAACGGCGAGGTGGCCGCGCAGGACGTGCGCGACCGCGTGTCCACCATCCTCCCCACGCTCCCGGTCGGCACCGACCCGCCGAAGGTCGAGCGGTTCAACCTCGACGCGGCGCCGGTCGTCACCGTCGTGGTGAGCGGCCGGCGCGACATCCGCGAGATCACCGAGATCGCCAAGCGGCAGATCAAGGAAGACCTGGAAGGGCTGCTCGGCGTGGGGCAGGTCGTGCTCGTCGGCGGGAAGACGCGGGCGGTGAACGTCACGCTGCGGCCCGACCAGCTGACGAGCCGGAAGGTGAGCGCCGAGGACGTGCGGCGGACGCTGGCCGAGCAGAACGTCGAGCTCCCCGGCGGCAAGGTGACGGCCGGCCCCGGCGAGCAGAACGCCCGCGTCATGGGCCGCGTCAAGAACTGGGAGGACTTCCGCGACCTGGTCGTGGCCGTGCGCGACGACGCCGCCGGCGGCAAGACGATCACGCGAATCCGCGACGTGGCGGAGGTGACCGACGGGTGGGAGGAGGAGCGCGGCCTGAGCCGGCTGGACGGCGACGAGGCGGTGAGCCTGGTCGTGCAGAAGCAGTCCGGCGGCAACACCGTCGCCGTCGCGGAGGCGGTGCGGGCGCGGCTCGAACAGATTCAACAGTCGCTGCCGCCGGACATCCGCATCGAGGTGATCCGCGACCAGTCCAAGTTCATCAAGGGGTCCATCGAGGAGGTGAAGTTCCACCTGCTGCTCGCGGCGGTGCTGGTGAGCGGCGTCATCTTCCTGTTCATCCGCGACTGGCGGACCACGCTCATCGCCGCGACGGCGGTGCCGACCAGCATCGTCGGCACGTTCGCGTTCATGGACGCGATGGGCTTCAGCCTCAACAACATGACGCTGCTCGGCCTCATCCTCGCCGTCGGCATCGTCATCGACGACGCGGTGGTGGTGCTGGAGAACGTGTTCCGCCACATGGAAGAGGAAGGCCGTACGGCGTGGGACGCGGCCGGCGCGGCGACGAAGGAGATCGCGCTGGCGGTGCTGGCGACGACGCTGTCGCTGGCGGTGATCTTCGCCCCGATCGCGTTCATGAGCGGCCAGGTGGGGCGGTTCTTCAACAGCTTCGGGTTCGTCGTCGGGTTCTCGATCCTGTTGAGCATGGCGGTGAGCTTCACGCTGACGCCGATGCTGTGCGCCCGCTTCCTGAAGCCGCCGAAGCACGCGACCGCGGACGGCGCGCCGCGCGGCGTCTGGGGCTGGGTCACGCGCCGCTACGTCGGCGTGCTGGCGTGGAGCCTGCGGCACCGCTGGGTCATCGTCCTGGCCACCGTCGCGTGCTTCGCCAGCACGCCCGTGCTGTTCGTCCTCGTCGGCAGCGACTTCGTGCCGAAGGACGACCAGAGCGAGTTCGAGGTGTCGCTCATCCTGCCGGAAGGCACCAGCCTCCAGCAGGCGAACGCCACGTGCCGCGAGATGGAGGGCCGGCTGGCGAAGGTCCGCGGCGTCACGAACGTGTTCACCACCATCGGCCCGACCGACGGCCGCGCCCCCAAGGGCCAGGGCGACGTGACGCGGGCGCTGATCTACTGCCGCATGACCGACCTACGACAGCGCGAGTTCAGCCAGCGCGACGCGATGGCCGACGCCCGCGTCGTCACCGCCGACTACCCGGACGTGCGCGCCGCGGTGCAGGAGGTAAACCTGTTCGCGTCGTCGGCGTTCAAGAACGCGCAGGTCGACATCAGCCTCCGCGGGCCGGACACGGAGAAGCTGAACGAGTACGCCGCCACGATCGTGCGCAAGATGCGTACGGCCGGCGGCAAGTACACCGACGTGGACACGAACGCCGCCAGCCGCAGCCCGGAGTTGCAGGTCCACATCGACCGCGACCGCGTCGCCGACCAGGGCGTGAACGTGCGCGGGCTGGCGACGACGCTCGGCCTGCTCGTCGGCGGCGAGCCGGTGACGCGCTACAAGGAGGGGCCGGACCAGTTCGACGTGTGGCTCCGCGCCGAGCTGCCGAGCCGCGACCGCGAGGAGGCCGTGTTCGGCCTGACAGTGCCGGCCCACACGGGGAAGCTGGTGGAGCTGCGGAACATCGCGCGGCCGGTGTCCGAGCGCGGCCCGGCGGCGATCGAGCGCTACGCCCGGCAGCGGCAGGTGACCATCCAGTCGAACCTCGCCCCCGGTATCGCGCTGGGGAACGCGCTGCCCGAGCTCGAAGGCTTCGTGACCGAGCTGAACCTGTCGCCGGAGTACCGGTACGAGTTCCTCGGCGAGGCGAAGCTCATGAAGGACTCGAACTCGAACTTCCTGCTGGCGTTCCTGCTGGCCTTCGTGTTCATGTACATGATCCTGGCGGCGCAGTTCGAGAGCCTCGTCCACCCCATCACCATCCTGCTGGCGGTGCCGCTGACGCTGCCGTTCGCGCTGCTGTCGCTGCTGCTGCTGCGGACGCCGCTGGACGTGTACGCGATGATCGGCCTGTTCATGCTGTTCGGCATCGTCAAGAAGAACGGCATCCTGCAGGTGGACTACACGAACGTGCTGCGGGCGCGGGGCGTGCCGCGGGACCAGGCCATCCTGCGGGCGAACGAGGCCCGGCTGCGGCCGATCCTGATGACGACGGTGATGCTGGTGGCGGCGATGATCCCGATCGCCACCGGCGAGGGGCCGGGCGCCGGCGCCCGCGCGAGCATGGCGAAGGTGATCCTCGGCGGGCAGTTGCTGTCGCTGCTGCTGTCGCTGCTGGTAACGCCCGTCGCGTACTCGCTGTGGGACGACTTCACGACGCGGCTGAAGGGCGTGATCGCGTGGTGGAAGCGACCGCGGCGCACGCCCCCGGCACCGTCGAAGGTGATCCAAGTCCCCGTCGCGTCTTAA
- a CDS encoding PadR family transcriptional regulator, whose translation MDADFLSNWTTQMRKGLLELCVLTVLRHRRMYGYDLAKTLSVVDGLVTGEGTIYPILSRFKKDGLVETTLVESAEGPARKYYQLTDRGRQLLPKMRAAWAAVRDGIEAVSSAEQLR comes from the coding sequence ATGGATGCCGACTTCCTCTCCAACTGGACCACGCAGATGCGCAAGGGGCTGCTAGAGCTCTGCGTACTGACCGTGCTCCGGCACCGGCGGATGTACGGCTACGACCTCGCCAAGACGCTCTCCGTCGTGGACGGGCTGGTGACCGGCGAAGGGACCATCTACCCGATCCTCAGCCGGTTCAAGAAGGACGGGCTGGTCGAGACGACGCTGGTCGAGTCGGCCGAGGGGCCGGCGCGGAAGTACTACCAGCTGACGGACCGCGGCCGGCAACTGTTGCCGAAGATGCGGGCGGCGTGGGCGGCGGTGCGCGACGGAATCGAGGCGGTTTCCTCCGCGGAGCAACTGCGATGA
- a CDS encoding HAAS signaling domain-containing protein, protein MTAEHTLGLTAAAEARLDDYLAQVRRALLGVPDVNSAEIEADIREHVENELRGAARPVELLVLEVVLRRLGPPTQWLPPGRVPVTAQVGAAAVTFGQFLKSRFGAARTAVWRGPEDWRLPYLSFGTFALGVIAFPLFPLCLVVSYILSRAGIACAADKGVALDGGRKWLLYPPVVIVSVTVVASVFALPIGIIIGTVDEVHNTDMYERWNAAGRPTVLSSWGRPTQVRMPDREVREKFPEVRTKLDGVLAAFPGVSPVREVLGVGFLSAGVLAAWWGVLGCVCGSFPGLVRGLVYPFHGLFSGRRAGWVGTAGLVVLAVWAAAAYRLAEATGLV, encoded by the coding sequence ATGACGGCCGAACACACCCTGGGCCTGACCGCCGCGGCGGAGGCCCGACTCGACGACTACCTCGCGCAGGTGCGCCGGGCGCTGCTCGGCGTGCCCGACGTGAACTCGGCGGAAATCGAAGCGGACATCCGCGAGCACGTCGAGAACGAGCTCCGCGGGGCGGCACGGCCGGTCGAGTTGCTGGTGCTCGAAGTCGTGCTGCGGCGGCTCGGCCCGCCGACGCAGTGGCTGCCACCCGGCCGGGTGCCCGTGACGGCACAGGTGGGGGCCGCGGCCGTGACCTTCGGGCAGTTCCTGAAGTCGCGCTTCGGCGCGGCGCGCACCGCCGTCTGGCGCGGCCCCGAGGACTGGCGGCTGCCGTACCTGTCGTTCGGCACGTTCGCGCTGGGCGTGATCGCGTTCCCGCTGTTCCCGCTGTGCCTGGTCGTGAGCTACATCCTGTCCCGCGCCGGCATCGCGTGCGCCGCCGACAAGGGCGTGGCGCTCGACGGCGGGCGGAAGTGGCTGCTGTACCCGCCGGTGGTGATCGTGTCGGTGACGGTGGTGGCCAGCGTGTTTGCCCTCCCGATCGGGATCATCATCGGGACGGTGGACGAAGTTCACAACACCGACATGTACGAGCGGTGGAACGCGGCCGGGCGGCCGACGGTGCTGTCGTCGTGGGGCCGGCCGACGCAGGTGCGGATGCCCGACCGGGAGGTGCGCGAGAAGTTCCCGGAGGTGCGGACGAAGCTCGACGGGGTGCTGGCGGCGTTCCCCGGGGTGTCGCCCGTGCGCGAGGTGCTGGGAGTGGGGTTCCTGTCGGCCGGCGTGCTGGCGGCGTGGTGGGGCGTGCTCGGGTGCGTGTGCGGGTCGTTCCCGGGGCTGGTGCGCGGGCTGGTGTACCCGTTCCACGGGCTGTTCAGCGGCCGCCGGGCCGGGTGGGTCGGCACGGCGGGGCTGGTTGTTCTTGCGGTGTGGGCCGCGGCTGCGTACCGGCTCGCGGAAGCCACCGGGCTGGTGTAA
- a CDS encoding DUF4198 domain-containing protein: MTRMLVAALVAALAATAARAHFAFILPEADGAAAKVVFSDSLEPDTKVNLDKLAATKLTARAGGKDTPLEWKKADGFLAVKLPGGGPRVVFGVTEYGVLQKGDAAPFRLCYYPKALVLGASAAPVGGPLVVEVVPHGAAGKTRFQVLYKGKAAADAEATVLAPGGDKKQLKTDKDGFTPEFAPTGRYGVFARVTDASPGEYAGKAYTETRHYATLVTDVK, from the coding sequence ATGACACGGATGCTCGTCGCCGCTCTTGTCGCCGCCCTCGCCGCCACCGCGGCGCGGGCGCACTTCGCGTTCATCCTCCCGGAGGCCGACGGCGCCGCCGCGAAGGTCGTGTTCAGCGACTCGCTCGAACCCGACACCAAGGTCAACCTCGACAAGCTCGCCGCGACCAAGCTCACCGCCCGCGCCGGCGGCAAGGACACGCCGCTGGAGTGGAAGAAGGCCGACGGCTTCCTGGCCGTGAAACTCCCCGGCGGCGGCCCGCGCGTGGTGTTCGGCGTCACCGAGTACGGCGTGCTCCAGAAGGGCGACGCGGCGCCGTTCCGCCTGTGCTACTACCCCAAGGCGCTGGTGCTGGGCGCGAGCGCGGCGCCGGTCGGCGGGCCGCTGGTGGTGGAGGTGGTGCCGCACGGGGCGGCGGGGAAGACGCGCTTCCAGGTGCTGTACAAGGGGAAGGCCGCGGCCGACGCCGAGGCGACGGTGCTGGCCCCCGGCGGCGACAAGAAGCAACTCAAGACCGACAAGGACGGGTTCACGCCGGAGTTCGCGCCGACCGGCCGCTACGGCGTGTTCGCCCGGGTGACCGACGCCAGCCCCGGCGAGTACGCCGGCAAGGCGTACACCGAGACCCGCCACTACGCCACGCTCGTGACGGACGTGAAGTGA